The region GTAAATGAAATTCGCTGACGTCTGGATATAACTTCTCTAACCACCCTATGGAAGGTGCTTTTTTGACTTCAAGTTGATTTTGAACAATCTCCAGCAAAATAAGATGAGACATCTTGCGGTAGGTATCCCTGTAAATTTGCTGTTCTTGATAGGTTTTATTAGGCAACTTCTTTTTAAGGTGCACATGCAATTCCTTGAGCAGATTCAGACCATTGCTATAAAATGATCGTATAAGCACCACTTTCCCCTCTTCTAAGTTGTTCATAGTAGTAACGAGGTTAGAATCAGCATCATAAAATGCCGGTCGCTCTGTTAAATCTATAGGTGTAGGTCTGTTAATTTTTATATCTGTACTCATGAATAGGTTTTGATGATTGGTAATATAAGGTATATTTTCACTTTTACCTCATTCATTAGGGCGTGACCACTCTGGTGGTCGGGCTTTATGTTGCAATTCCTCGCAGGTACCCAAGAAAAATGGGCGCCTGCTGCGGGATTTTCACTGCAATCCCTCACGCATACTTGTAATTAATAGTAGTTCTTCATTAAAATTAAAAAAGGAAAAAGCCAGCTACAACAGTTAAAAAAAAGTCATCTTATTGATATTAAGAAGAAGAGATCAAAAAAACACTTGCCGAACTTTATATTACAGGGAATGTTCCCCACGTTAGCACTACCAATTCACAGGCTTCATTCCATGTTCTTGTAGATAGCGATTGGTCTTAGAAAAATGTTGGTTTCCAAACCAGTAGCCTCTATTAGCACTTAAAGGTGATGGATGTCCGGTTTCTAAAATAAAATGATATTTAGGATCGACAAGCTTTGCTTTTCCTTTGGCAAAACCGCCCCAGAGGAGAAATACCACATCTTTGCGCTCATCAGATATTTTTTTAATAACGGCATCGGTGAATTTTTCCCAACCTTTTTTCTGGTGACTACCTGCCATTGATTCCTGTACCGTAAGAACCGTATTGAGCAACAAAACCCCTTGATCTGCCCAGCGTTCTAAATTCCCAGATTCTGGATACGACTGATTTAAATCCTTAGAAATTTCTTTAAATATATTGATCAAACTAGGTGGATGTTTTATACCATCAGCCACAGAGAAACACAAACCGTTAGCCTGGCCCGAGCCATGATAAGGATCTTGACCTATAATCACCACTTTCACTTGTTCATAAGGTGTGCGATCAAAAGCCGCAAAAATCTTATTGCCTGGCGGGTAACAAGTATTTTCTCTGTATTCATGCTTGACAAACTCCGTCAAGTCCTCAAAGTAAGGTTGACTAAACTCTTCACGCAACACTTCTCTCCAACTCGCTTCTATCTGTAGGGACATGTTTGTTTTTGGGTAAAGTTACTAGATGTTCTTGAGTAATAGGATGGTTTAGAACAATAGAATTTATAAAAGCATGTCGTGAAATACTTAGAAGTCAGCGATTCCGATTTACATCATACAGGTAACAAAAAATCATGAAGTTCAACGACTCCAGGTTTTTGAAAGCTTAAGGATTTGATGACTCATCAACTCAAAACTATAATTCACCGCTTAAAACTCAAACCTAAAATCGTACTTTTGTGAAAATCAAAAATCTCTCATGCTTATACTAGGAATCGCAGGTGGAACCGGTAGTGGAAAAACCACAGTTGTAGAACAAATGGTTCATGAATATCCCGATCACGAAGTAACGGTTATTTCTCAAGATTCTTATTATAAAGACACCAGCGACCTGAGCTATGAAGAGCGCACTAAAATCAATTTTGATCATCCAGAAAGTATAGATTTTGATTTATTGGAAAAGCATCTTTTGCAGCTCAAAGCAGGGAAAACTATTGATCAACCAGTTTACAGCTTTAAAGAGCATAATCGCACTGGAGAAACCATAAAAACGGCACCTAGTAAAGTTATTATCGTAGAAGGTATTTTAATCCTTACCATGCCTAGTATACGTAAGTTGTTTGATATCAAAGTGTACATTGATTGCGACAGCGATGAGCGATTGATAAGAAGGTTAAAACGCGATATAGCAGACCGTGGTCGCAATTTAAATGAAGTACTGGAACGTTACCAGACGACCCTAAAACCTATGCACCAGCAATTTATAGAATCGACGAAGGTATATGCAGATGTAATTATTCCTACCAACCGATTCAATTCGGTAGGTGTTAAAATCTTACGTACTATAATTGACCAAAAACTAGGATAATTTCTTAAATTTCCACTTATGGGATTGAATAAAATAAAGACTAATCCATATTGGAAGTTTTTCAGTAATAAGTATACGCTTATTAGCCTCTTTTTTGCAGTCTGGATTTTGTTTCTTGACGCAAATGCTTGGATGACATCGCATAGAAGTATAGACGAGCAACTTTCTGAAAAAAAACAAAATGCCGATTTCTATATGAAAGGTATTGCCCGTGATCAAGCGCGTATAGCGACCTTAAACGACAGTTTAGGTCTAGAAAAATTTGCCAGAGAACGCTATCTAATGAAGCGAGATAATGAAGAGGTGTTTATCATTCAGCATCCAGACTCTGTAAAAACTAAAGAAAATGAGTAAAGAACTTTTCCGAGATTTTGAACCTGTTTCTGAAGCACAATGGAAACAGAATATTCAAATGGACCTCAAAGGTGCCGATTATAATAAGACACTTATAACAGCAACACGAGAAGGCATAAATATCAAGCCATTTTACCATAGAGAAAGTGCGCCAAAGGTTCATATTCCTAATCGATCGTCACAGACTAACGACTGGTATATTTCTCAACGTGTATATGCTGGTAATGCGGTTGCCGCAAATAAAAAAGCACTAGATATACTCAGCCGTGGTGGAGAAGGTATCATCTTCTTTATACCTCACAAAGATATTGATCCAGCGGTCTTATTAAAAAACCTTCCAAAAGTTGGTATACAGTTGCACCCCCAGTTTTTCGACTTGGATTATATCAAATCTGTTCATGAAATCGCTCCAAAAGCATACATTCATATAGACATCATCCACCAACTGGTAAGTGACGGAAACTGGTTTAAAAACAAGGATCAAGATCATCAAAAACTAGATGCTTTTATCAAGAATTTTGACGGTTACTTTTCAAATATTACGGTAAATACAACTACCTATCAACAAGCTGGTGCAACGATCACGCAGGAACTCGCCTATTTTACTGCTCATCTCAACGAGTATTTAAACCACATGGATGATGCTGGTCACTTGTCCGCTTTCGCGAAAGCGGAAAAAAGAATCAACATAGACACATCAATAGGGAGCCATTACTTTTTTGAAATGGCAAAATACCGTGCTTATCGCGTTCTTACTAAAACATTAGGCGATGTTTACGGTATTGATTTAGGTTGCTATATTACGGCCTCACCTAGCCTACGCAACAAATCCTTGATGGATTACAACGTCAATTTATTGCGTACAACAACAGAATGTATGAGCGCTGTTTTGGGCGGTGCCGATACCTTATGTAATATTCCCTACGATACCTTTTTTAATAAAGAAAACGAATTTGGAGATAGGATTGCTCGCAACCAATTGATCATCTTAAAAGAAGAAGCTTCCCTGAATCAAATAGGTAACGCTGCAGATGGATCTTATTATGTGGACACAATTACCAAACAATTGGTAGAAAAAGCGCTTGAAATTTTTAAAGAGATCGAGAAAGCTGGTGGATTCATACAATCTCTTTTTGAAGGAACTATACAACGCAAGATCAAAGAAAGTGCGCAACAGGAACAGCAAGATTTCAACAACGGAAATCGAGTTTTGGTAGGAGTCAATAAATATCCTAACGTAGATCTTTCCCTTCAAAAAGAATATGAAATTCTGCCTTTTGTAAAAATGAATCCGCGTAAAACTCTAGTGCAACCTGTGATTGTAAGAAGACTGACCGAAGAACTGGAGAAAAGTGAAATGAAAAAATTATAATGAAAAGAAAGGACATCTCTCACATAACACCCAATTACGATTTTCATAGTAAACGACCAGAGGGCGCTACTTATGAAACATCTGAAGGGATTATTATCAAGAAAGAATACACAAAAGAAGATGTGGCAAGCTTAAAGCATCTGGACTTTGTGGCTGGCTCAGCTCCTAACTTACGCGGTCCTTATTCCACGATGTATGTACGCAGGCCTTGGACTGTAAGACAGTATGCTGGTTTTTCAAGTGCGACAGAATCTAATGCGTTTTATAAGCGCAATCTCGCCGCTGGACAAAAAGGACTATCGGTAGCTTTTGATCTCGCTACACATAGGGGTTATGATTCTGATCATGAACGTGTGGTAGGCGATGTAGGAAAAGCTGGTGTAGCCATAGATAGTGTGGAGGATATGAAAATTCTATTTAATGAAATTCCTCTAGATAAAATGTCGGTTTCTATGACGATGAATGGCGCTGTGTTGCCTATCATGGCATTTTATATTGTCGCTGCTATGGAACAAGGCGTCGATCTTCAATTATTAAGCGGTACGATTCAAAATGATATCCTTAAGGAATTCATGGTACGCAATACGTACATTTATCCGCCTACTCCTAGTATGCAGATTATCTCAGACATATTTGAGTACACGAGTCAGCACATGCCTAAATTTAACTCGATTTCTATATCTGGTTACCACATGTATGAAGCTGGAGCAACCAGCGACATTGAATTGGCCTATACACTTGCTGATGGTTTAGAGTATGTACGTAAAGGACTCGCAGCAGGAATGGATATAGATACCTTTGCTCCTCGTTTATCTTTTTTCTGGGCAATCGGAATGAATCACTTTATGGAAATTGCCAAAATGCGTGCGGCACGTATGCTTTGGGCAAAAATGATTCAGCAATTTCATCCTAAAAATCCCAAGTCTCTTGCGTTAAGAACCCATTGTCAGACTTCTGGCTGGTCCCTTACCGAGCAAGACCCATTTAATAATGTCGCTCGGACTGCTATTGAAGCTTCGGCGGCAGCCTTTGGGGGAACCCAAAGTTTGCATACCAATGCACTGGATGAAGCCATTGCTTTACCAACAGATTTCTCTGCTCGTATTGCGAGAAACACACAATTATACCTTCAAGAAGAGACAGGAATTACAAAAACTGTAGATCCTTGGGCGGGTTCTTATTATGTAGAATCACTTACGGATCAAATAGCCGATAAAGCTTGGGAGCTTATTCAGGAAGTAGAAGAATTAGGAGGAATGACAAAAGCTATAGAAGCTGGAATTCCTAAAATGCGTATTGAAGAAGCCGCAGCAAAAAAGCAAGCACGTATAGACTCTGGTGTTGATACCATCGTGGGAGTGAATAAATACTTGAGTCCAGTTGAAGATATGATCGATACCTTTGAAGTAGATAATGCTGCTGTAAGAGTAGAACAGATCGATCGTCTGACAGAGATAAAAGCTGCTAGAGATGACAAAAAGGTAAAAGAAGCTTTAAAGGCATTAACCGATTGTGCCGATTCTAAAAAAGGAAACCTTTTGGAGCTAGCGGTAATCGCAGCAAAGGAGCGAGCTACTTTAGGTGAAATTTCTGATGCGCTAGAAGAAGTGTACGGTCGTTACCGTGCCACTATTAAGAGTGTTCAAGGCGTTTATAAAAAAGAAATTATGAATGATCCCACTTTCGCGAAAGCGCAACAACTAGCCGACCAATTTGCAAAGACAGAAGGGCGAAGACCGAGAATCATGATCGCTAAAATGGGTCAAGACGGACACGATCGCGGAGCTAAAGTAGTGGCCACAGGCTATGCAGACGTTGGTTTTGATGTGGATATTGGCCCTTTGTTCCAGACACCAGCCGAAGCTGCTAAACAAGCCGTAGAGAACGACGTACATGTTTTAGGTGTTTCTTCACTCGCTGCAGGTCACAAGACTTTGGTACCACAAGTCATGGACGAATTAAAGAAATACGGCCGTGAAGATATCATGATCGTGGTTGGCGGAGTGATACCTCGTAAGGATTACCAGTTTCTTTTTGATGAAGGAGTAGCTGCTGTATTTGGTCCAGGAACAAAGATCAGTGCAGCTGCCATAGATATTTTAGGAATGTTGATGGAAGAATAAGTATTGCTAGGTTCTCTAGGACAAATTACCTCAGCCTTTAAAGCAACCTAAAACATACAACAGACCTTGTTATTCTAATTTAAGTATTTTATAGGGAGTAAAAATATACTTGTGCATTATGATGTTTAAAATACATCTTAAAATCAACTGGCACAATATATTGAATGCTATTGTGTAAATCTTTTGTTTACTATAATTTATGTAACGTTCAAGACCGTTACTTTATTTTATGAAAGTACAAGCATTAACAAAAAACTGTTAATGGCGTAAGATTTTACTAGCTAAATCGTCTAAAATAAATATGATACGCGCTTTTACTTGCCTTACAATACTTTTACTCATGAATCAATCCCCAACCACTATATTCAATTTCAATAAGGATTCTGACATTTCTGCTTGGAATATTGTAGACGATCGTGTCATGGGAGGAATCTCTAGAAGCTATTTTGAGCTTACTGAAGACGGTTATGGAAAATTTCATGGCTATGTTACCACAGAAAGTAATGGAGGGTTCAGCTCTGTAGATTATAACTTTGACAAGTTACAGGTGAGCCCTTCTGACAAAATAAGAATCAAACTCAAAGGTGATGGAAAGACTTTTCAGTTGAGAGTGAAAGCCTTTGCTGGCGATCGACATAATTACATCAAAGAGTTTGATACGACTGGTGAAAGGCAAACTATTGAAATAGCGCTTTCTGAAATGCAACCTTCCTGGAGGGGAGCTAAATTAAGGATTCCTAATTTTGATAAGGATCAAATAAGAAGCGTCACGGTATTGATAGCAAATGGAAAGAAACAAAATTTTGAACTTCTAATTGATTCCATAAAACTTGTAAAGTAGTAATGAACTCAATAAACAGTTGCCGTAAACGCAACATGCCTAATTAGATACAATTATCATTTACTTCCATTTGCTAGAAGCTCTATCCGATCGTATTGCTCGATATTAAAACAAAGATTTATTATTCTTTCTTTCTTTTCGATGCCTTCTAGCCTCTTTCTTTTTGAGAAAGTACAAACGGCGTTTTTCTTTAATACTCAAATCTTCAGGGTCGCGACTTAGTAATTCTTGAAGATCTTGATTCACTGTTTTTTTTAATCGAATAGCACTGTAATCTCTTACGTTTAAGCGTATTCCTATAGCAAGGTTAAAGTAATTAGCATTGTTAAAGCTATCGTTCAAT is a window of Nonlabens sp. MB-3u-79 DNA encoding:
- the ung gene encoding uracil-DNA glycosylase, encoding MSLQIEASWREVLREEFSQPYFEDLTEFVKHEYRENTCYPPGNKIFAAFDRTPYEQVKVVIIGQDPYHGSGQANGLCFSVADGIKHPPSLINIFKEISKDLNQSYPESGNLERWADQGVLLLNTVLTVQESMAGSHQKKGWEKFTDAVIKKISDERKDVVFLLWGGFAKGKAKLVDPKYHFILETGHPSPLSANRGYWFGNQHFSKTNRYLQEHGMKPVNW
- the udk gene encoding uridine kinase, with the translated sequence MLILGIAGGTGSGKTTVVEQMVHEYPDHEVTVISQDSYYKDTSDLSYEERTKINFDHPESIDFDLLEKHLLQLKAGKTIDQPVYSFKEHNRTGETIKTAPSKVIIVEGILILTMPSIRKLFDIKVYIDCDSDERLIRRLKRDIADRGRNLNEVLERYQTTLKPMHQQFIESTKVYADVIIPTNRFNSVGVKILRTIIDQKLG
- a CDS encoding FtsB family cell division protein; protein product: MGLNKIKTNPYWKFFSNKYTLISLFFAVWILFLDANAWMTSHRSIDEQLSEKKQNADFYMKGIARDQARIATLNDSLGLEKFARERYLMKRDNEEVFIIQHPDSVKTKENE
- a CDS encoding methylmalonyl-CoA mutase subunit beta, coding for MSKELFRDFEPVSEAQWKQNIQMDLKGADYNKTLITATREGINIKPFYHRESAPKVHIPNRSSQTNDWYISQRVYAGNAVAANKKALDILSRGGEGIIFFIPHKDIDPAVLLKNLPKVGIQLHPQFFDLDYIKSVHEIAPKAYIHIDIIHQLVSDGNWFKNKDQDHQKLDAFIKNFDGYFSNITVNTTTYQQAGATITQELAYFTAHLNEYLNHMDDAGHLSAFAKAEKRINIDTSIGSHYFFEMAKYRAYRVLTKTLGDVYGIDLGCYITASPSLRNKSLMDYNVNLLRTTTECMSAVLGGADTLCNIPYDTFFNKENEFGDRIARNQLIILKEEASLNQIGNAADGSYYVDTITKQLVEKALEIFKEIEKAGGFIQSLFEGTIQRKIKESAQQEQQDFNNGNRVLVGVNKYPNVDLSLQKEYEILPFVKMNPRKTLVQPVIVRRLTEELEKSEMKKL
- the scpA gene encoding methylmalonyl-CoA mutase, whose product is MKRKDISHITPNYDFHSKRPEGATYETSEGIIIKKEYTKEDVASLKHLDFVAGSAPNLRGPYSTMYVRRPWTVRQYAGFSSATESNAFYKRNLAAGQKGLSVAFDLATHRGYDSDHERVVGDVGKAGVAIDSVEDMKILFNEIPLDKMSVSMTMNGAVLPIMAFYIVAAMEQGVDLQLLSGTIQNDILKEFMVRNTYIYPPTPSMQIISDIFEYTSQHMPKFNSISISGYHMYEAGATSDIELAYTLADGLEYVRKGLAAGMDIDTFAPRLSFFWAIGMNHFMEIAKMRAARMLWAKMIQQFHPKNPKSLALRTHCQTSGWSLTEQDPFNNVARTAIEASAAAFGGTQSLHTNALDEAIALPTDFSARIARNTQLYLQEETGITKTVDPWAGSYYVESLTDQIADKAWELIQEVEELGGMTKAIEAGIPKMRIEEAAAKKQARIDSGVDTIVGVNKYLSPVEDMIDTFEVDNAAVRVEQIDRLTEIKAARDDKKVKEALKALTDCADSKKGNLLELAVIAAKERATLGEISDALEEVYGRYRATIKSVQGVYKKEIMNDPTFAKAQQLADQFAKTEGRRPRIMIAKMGQDGHDRGAKVVATGYADVGFDVDIGPLFQTPAEAAKQAVENDVHVLGVSSLAAGHKTLVPQVMDELKKYGREDIMIVVGGVIPRKDYQFLFDEGVAAVFGPGTKISAAAIDILGMLMEE
- a CDS encoding CIA30 family protein; this translates as MNQSPTTIFNFNKDSDISAWNIVDDRVMGGISRSYFELTEDGYGKFHGYVTTESNGGFSSVDYNFDKLQVSPSDKIRIKLKGDGKTFQLRVKAFAGDRHNYIKEFDTTGERQTIEIALSEMQPSWRGAKLRIPNFDKDQIRSVTVLIANGKKQNFELLIDSIKLVK